The genomic segment ACTCTTTTAACGGTTGTGGagtaaattcaaattcaaataccTACTCTGACGCAATTTCAGATGCACTGCGCGTTTTTGTAGATTACAGGGAGACAATATCTGACAAAAATCTGCAATTTGAAACACAATTTCAAAGTTTGCATTTCCAGGCCCCCAATATGCCATGTTTATGTAAATGAACAACCAAAGTGCATaaaaattttctatttttagtgAAAACAGTGTTGTGTAAACACTCCCTTAGATGTAGACTTGCAGAAATCGTTCAGAAGGCCTTTTGCTTGAAAATATAGGACGTATTTGCTTAGTCTTATCTCTTATAACagaatttttgatttttttagctCAGATATTTGATTTACATAAAGCAGACAATATTAACaatgacaaatttaaaataatactgaaGTCAGTTAAATAAATTGGCAACTTCCAAAATAGTGCACCTTTTCCacaataacaaaatacaaaataagttTACCTTTGATTACCTCATACATAACTTATGTGATGTAACAAAACATAATAACCTTTTGTGAAATCTTTATATAACCATTTGTATTCCATGTCAACACCCAGTTAAAAGTCTTCAttgctacactcttaaaaataaaggttctttattggcatcaatggttccccaaagaacctttaattacatccatggaaccttttcattcaacaaaaggttctttacagtggaaaaaggttcttagATTATTCAATGTTATtcaatgttcttcacactaagaaaattGGTTCTTTTTAGAACTGttctgaaaggttctttggggaaccaaaactggttcttctatggcatcgctgtgaaaacccccttttggaaccttcatttttaagagtgaatgGAGCCTTCCTGTTTTAATATTGTCCAAAACTGCTTTGTGCCCTTGCTTTTTATCTTCATCAGACAGAGGTCAATGTCTGCAGTTAGTGTATTCGGTCCTTGAGAGCACAGTAAATGGGCAACATTCCCATAGTTTACTCTGCCAGCCTTGCCCTGCTATCTGAACCAAGGacagcaacaacaacacagTCTTCTGAGAGGGTTCTTCTTCTTGTATCTCACAGCCATTTTGAACTTCTCCGTCGTGACCGCTACATAGTCTTGCGTCTTCTCCACATTGGCTTTTATGTTCTCGATCTGGTGGCCTTGCTCTTCCACCAGCATGAACACATCTAGAAAGAGATCTCGCAGGTCCTTCATGTTGCTCTCCAGGTTCAGGAGCTCTTTGTGGCGTTGCTCGATCTCTGAGAGCTGGGTACGAGTGATCTTTGCATCCACTATGATGTTCTCATTGAAGATCTCCCACTTGCCCTGCTCTATCATGTTGTCCACCTCATCTTCGGACACCTCGCGACCCGATACCTCCAACTGCCGTATGATGAACTGCTTGCATTTGTTCTGCTTGCTCAGGATCGCGTCGTTGTGTTGGCGCATTACTTGATGGAACTGGCGAAAGAGGGCCGCATGCTGGGCCTTCTGGACACGGGACGTGGCGACGTCTGGGCCCAGCTCGGCCTCGGTTCGCTTGGCCTGCTTGGAAAGTGCATCTAACCTTTTATGCAGGCTCTCGGCCAACAGCTTGATGTCTCGTGTCATGCTGCTCTCCTTTTTCATTATGCTGAGCCGCCTGATGGTGGCCAAAAAGTTCCTCTGCTGCTGGCTGAACTTACTGATTTCAGAGTTCAGCTCCTCGATGCTGTCACGAATGCTCTGAGCCTCCTTTAGGAAGTTCTCCAGGATGGGCTCTGCCTCGAAGATCACAGCCTGTAGGCCTATCAGCGAGGACGGGTCCatgtcctcctcctcctcgctGAAGGGGTTGTTGTCCATCGGCTTATCGCTGGCCTTCATTCGCTGACGCAACTCCTCCATGCGGTCCTTCATGACTGCAGGGGAAGAAGACCTTGACGGAGACCAGGTCAGATTTTCTCTTAGATTTGAGTGTTGTCTATGTGTAAAAAGTTCCTCTGCTTCTCATACCCTGTAAATAACCAGAGAAGGGATATtgagttaaaaataacagtaacagTCACATATTATCTTTTCTGTCCTCATTTTCAGTgcgtcagtttttttttaaattcctaaaaggatagttcaccttaaatGTAAATGGTCAATATtaattcaccctcatgttgttccaaacttgtatgctGTTATTAGTTATTGTAGTGTCAATAATttagggtgaagtcagctaaaatgggctatCAGGTAAAATGGACCAAATAATGTTGTAGCATCATATCTCTTTAAATTTTTACAGGAAATCACAATAACTGATCTTGCATTGTTGCTTCAACACTTGTTGACatgtaacaatattttttattggtctGAGTTTTTTAAGGTGGGCAGGGCAGAGTGTTACATGAAGCTTGTCAGGGAAATTGTAAGGTAATTGAGCCTGACATAGAAAATTTAATTAATCACTATATAAGGGTACTAAAGCAATTATAAGTAAGCTTACCAACAAAGCAAAGGATTATGAATaatgttttgacatgctctttcaaataaaaaaagtttaatttatgaaagaaactttgatttttgtgaaaaaggtcattttaggtattcaactttctatttaacgaaatacatttatggtgttgctatggcacactaaagacaatagtgtca from the Onychostoma macrolepis isolate SWU-2019 chromosome 09, ASM1243209v1, whole genome shotgun sequence genome contains:
- the stx19 gene encoding syntaxin-19, giving the protein MKDRMEELRQRMKASDKPMDNNPFSEEEEDMDPSSLIGLQAVIFEAEPILENFLKEAQSIRDSIEELNSEISKFSQQQRNFLATIRRLSIMKKESSMTRDIKLLAESLHKRLDALSKQAKRTEAELGPDVATSRVQKAQHAALFRQFHQVMRQHNDAILSKQNKCKQFIIRQLEVSGREVSEDEVDNMIEQGKWEIFNENIIVDAKITRTQLSEIEQRHKELLNLESNMKDLRDLFLDVFMLVEEQGHQIENIKANVEKTQDYVAVTTEKFKMAVRYKKKNPLRRLCCCCCPWFR